From Xiphophorus hellerii strain 12219 chromosome 6, Xiphophorus_hellerii-4.1, whole genome shotgun sequence, the proteins below share one genomic window:
- the dnajb4 gene encoding dnaJ homolog subfamily B member 4: MGRDYYKTLGISKGATEEDIKKAYRKQALKWHPDKNKSAAAEEKFKEIAEAYEVLSDPKKREIYDQYGEEGLKGGNGPAPDGQGTNFTYTFHGDPHATFATFFGGSNPFEMFFGRKANGRDDEDMEVDGNDPFGSFTTFNLNGFPREGHGGQQRRKQDPPIIHELRVTLEEVFQGCTKKMKISRKRLNPDGRTMRAEDKILTIEIKRGWKEGTKITFPKEGDESPSTIPADIVFVIKDKPHPHFRREGSNIVYPVRVSLRQSLCGCSVTVSSIDGKTSHMKITDVIKPGMRKIVSGQGLPLPKNPDQRGDLVVEFDVNFPDTLPGNAKDVLKRHLPT; encoded by the exons ATGGGTAGAGACTACTACAAGACACTGGGGATCTCAAAAGGAGCGACAGAGGAGGACATAAAGAAAGCTTACAGAAAACAGGCGCTGAAATGGCATCCGGACAAAAACAAGTCCGCAGCCGCCGAGGAGAAATTTAAGGAGATCGCTGAGGCTTATGAAGTCCTGAGCGACCCGAAGAAAAGAGAGATTTATGATCAGTATGGAGAAGAAg GTCTGAAGGGAGGAAATGGACCTGCTCCTGATGGTCAAGGTACCAACTTCACCTATACCTTCCATGGAGACCCTCACGCCACCTTTGCCACTTTCTTCGGCGGTTCCAACCCCTTTGAGATGTTCTTTGGCCGCAAGGCAAATGGCAGAGATGATGAAGACATGGAAGTAGACGGAAACGACCCTTTTGGCTCCTTCACCACCTTCAACCTGAACGGCTTTCCTCGGGAAGGGCACGGAGGGCAGCAGCGCCGGAAACAGGACCCGCCTATCATCCATGAACTGAGGGTCACCCTGGAGGAGGTCTTCCAGGGCTGCaccaagaaaatgaaaatctcACGCAAAAGGTTAAATCCAGATGGCAGGACCATGCGGGCAGAGGATAAGATTCTCACTATTGAGATCAAGCGGGGATGGAAAGAGGGAACCAAGATCACGTTCCCAAAGGAGGGAGACGAGTCGCCCAGCACCATTCCTGCCGACATTGTTTTCGTCATCAAGGATAAACCCCATCCTCACTTCAGGAGGGAAGGATCCAACATTGTGTATCCAGTTCGTGTGAGCTTAAGACAG TCTTTGTGCGGATGCTCCGTCACCGTGTCCTCCATAGACGGGAAGACGTCTCACATGAAGATCACCGATGTCATCAAGCCCGGCATGAGAAAAATCGTGTCTGGACAGGGCCTCCCGTTACCCAAAAACCCCGACCAGAGAGGAGATCTGGTGGTAGAGTTTGACGTGAACTTTCCGGACACGTTGCCCGGGAACGCCAAGGACGTGCTGAAGCGGCACTTACCCACATAG